A portion of the Melanotaenia boesemani isolate fMelBoe1 chromosome 2, fMelBoe1.pri, whole genome shotgun sequence genome contains these proteins:
- the tbc1d16 gene encoding TBC1 domain family member 16 — MSLGRLLRRASSKASDLLTFNPGAGGSSLRSGLDGEIIFSKNNVCVHPAEPLPGLAEHHPGYLCVHVEKDESLGTTLILTWVPNSRIQRQDEEALRYITPESSPVRRNARRRGRRTHSRPPAAQEEDEDDETNITSSTSADSHSLVVEAGTDPSSHQQQLPSAGEEGDEGSCELSDEVSRDSTMGSDSDTFSSPFCLSPVSEALCESSGSVFLDSESRELCDESMNHSVSSASSLDSHAPSDSSVHSQGMRWEEQQKLLALEQLCGVFRVDLGHMRSLRLFFSDEACTSGQLVIASRESQYKILHFHHAGLDKLAEVFQQWKCCRETQPKDQVSDEKSCMQFSIQRPTLPSAETHPEERLYRRLDVTTWLRHLNHNGQVEEEYKLRKAIFFGGIDPSIRGEVWPFLLHYYSYDSTSQEREAWRLQKRTHYHDIQQRRLSMSPEEHSEFWRKVQFTVDKDVVRTDRSNHFFRGENNPNVEIMRRVLLNYAVFNPDMGYCQGMSDLVAPLLTEIQDESDTFWCFVGLMENTIFISSPRDEDMERQLMYLRELLRLMLPRFHQHLTRLGEDGLQLLFCHRWILLCFKREFPDTEALRMWEACWAHYQTDYFHLFLCVAIIVLYGEDVSEQQLATDQMLLHFSNLSMHMNGELVLRKARSLLYQFRLLPRIPCSLHDLCKLCGPGMWDSRYIPTVECSGEHPESQSCPYGGTSTSQPSSPSPSSSPNPTPTPPLDGKRGSKKRDIFTFRKHY; from the exons GTTAcctatgtgtgcatgtggagaAGGATGAGAGCCTGGGTACTACTCTGATTTTAACCTGGGTCCCTAATTCCCGCATCCAGAGGCAGGATGAGGAGGCATTGCGATACATCACTCCGGAAAGCTCCCCTGTACGCAGGAACGCCCGCCGCAGAGGCCGACG AACACACTCCCGTCCCCCAGCAGCtcaagaggaagatgaggatgatgaaacTAACATTACTAGTAGCACCTCTGCAGACAGCCACAGCTTGGTGGTCGAGGCCGGGACAGACCCCTCCTCACATCAGCAACAGCTGCcctcagctggagaggagggcgACGAGGGTTCCTGCGAGCTGTCGGATGAAGTGAGCCGGGACAGCACCATGGGCTCAGACTCGGACACCTTCTCCTCCCCTTTCTGCTTGTCTCCTGTTAGTGAGGCGCTGTGTGAGAGCAGCGGCTCTGTCTTCCTGGACAGCGAAAGCAG AGAGCTGTGCGACGAGTCCATGAACCATTCAGTCAGTTCTGCATCAAGTCTGGACAGCCACGCCCCCTCTGACAGCAGCGTCCACTCGCAGGGCATGCGATGGGAGGAGCAGCAAAAGTTGTTGGCTTTGGAGCAGCTATGTGGAGTCTTCAGGGTGGACCTGGGTCACATGAGGTCACTGAGACTTTTCTTCAG CGATGAGGCGTGCACTAGTGGGCAGCTGGTGATAGCTAGCAGAGAAAGCCAGTATAAGATCCTCCACTTCCATCATGCTGGTTTGGACAAGCTAGCGGAGGTCTTCCAGCAGTGGAAATGCTGCAGAGAAACGCAGCCTAAAGACCAG GTTTCCGATGAAAAGTCATGCATGCAGTTCTCCATCCAAAGGCCCACTCTACCATCAGCCGAGACCCACCCAGAGGAAAGGCTCTATCGACGGCTGGATGTCACCACCTGGCTACGTCACCTTAACCACAATggacaggtggaggaggaatACAAGCTGCGCAAG GCCATCTTTTTTGGCGGTATCGACCCATCCATCCGTGGTGAGGTGTGGCCCTTCCTGCTTCACTACTACAGCTACGACTCCACCTCTCAGGAAAGGGAAGCCTGGCGGCTACAGAAGCGAACTCACTATCATGACATCCAGCAGAGGAG ATTGTCCATGAGCCCAGAGGAGCACAGTGAATTCTGGAGGAAGGTCCAGTTCACAGTGGATAAAGATGTGGTCAGAACGGATCGCAGCAACCACTTCTTTAGAGGAGAGAATAATCCAAATGTAGAGATCATGAG GCGAGTTCTGCTCAACTATGCAGTGTTTAATCCTGACATGGGTTACTGCCAGGGCATGTCTGACCTGGTGGCCCCTCTGCTCACCGAGATCCAGGATGAAAGTGACACCTTCTGGTGCTTTGTCGGCCTCATGGAGAACACCATCTTCATCAGCTCCCCGCGGGATGAAgacatggagaggcagctg ATGTACCTGCGGGAGCTTCTGCGTCTCATGCTCCCACGCTTCCACCAGCACCTGACCAGACTCGGAGAGGATGGCCTCCAGCTCCTCTTCTGCCACCGCTGGATCCTGCTCTGCTTTAAGAGAGAGTTCCCTGACACAGAGGCCCTGCGCATGTGGGAGGCCTGCTGGGCACACTACCAG ACAGACTACTTCCACCTGTTTCTCTGCGTGGCCATCATTGTTCTCTATGGGGAGGACGTTTCAGAGCAGCAGCTCGCTACTGACCAAATGTTGCTCCATTTCAGCAATCTGTCCATGCACATGAATGGAGAACTGGTGCTACGCAAG GCCCGCAGCCTTCTCTACCAGTTCCGCCTTCTTCCCAGGATCCCATGCAGCCTCCATGACCTTTGTAAATTGTGCGGCCCAGGAATGTGGGACAGTCGATACATCCCCACTGTAGAGTgttcaggtgaacacccagAGTCCCAGAGCTGCCCCTATGGAGGCACATCCACCTCACAGCCCTCTTCTCCCTCCCCATCGTCATCACCAAACCCCACTCCAACACCTCCACTGGACGGCAAAAGAGGCTCCAAAAAGCGGGACATTTTCACCTTCAGGAAGCATTACTGA